From a region of the Paeniglutamicibacter cryotolerans genome:
- a CDS encoding FdhF/YdeP family oxidoreductase, with protein sequence MASKPLKEDPTDKDLVVGPPKRSAVGLPSLIHSMPLAWEEMGPQRGLKTLLHMNQKDGFDCMSCAWPDPPDRKVAEFCENGAKAVSWEADTLTVPTTFWAEHPVSALRERSEYWLGQQGRLIEPVYKPAGFDHYRPISWDNAFGIIARELNALDSPDEATFYTSGRASNEAAFAYQLFARAYGTNNLPDCSNMCHESTGKAMAESIGVGKAAIHYEDFAKADLIIIMGQNPGTNHPRMLTALEEAKLAGTQIVAVNPLLEAGLINFKNPQRPRGLIGRGVDMADQYLQVRLAGDMALLQAVSKRVFEAEDAAPGSVLDHKFLREHCIGLQEYREHLSTLKEADVLAATGLESAQIDELTRRYLAAENVIITWAMGLTQHKKAVPTIKEIMNLLLLRGNIGKPGAGPCPIRGHSNVQGDRTMGIWEQMPEDFMDRLAAEFDFNPPRKHGLDAVQSIQAMHEGKVKVFVALGGNLVSAISDTAVAQQAMAATRLSVQISTKLNLSHAHVGEAAIILPTLGRSDIDVQASGPQFVTVEDTLCAVHASQGRVQPVSQDMRSEVAIISDMARAVLGDGHPIDWEGFRDDYDVIREHISHVAEGCEGYNVKVRRLGGFILAHPPRDERRFPTPSGKAVITVNELEALELPPGRLILQSLRSHDQFNTTTYSLNDRYRGIKKGRNVIFVNPDDLRELGFADGGYVDVHSESADGHDRVMRQLRLVTYPTARGCAAAYFPEANVLVALADTAEDSNTPVSKSVIVRLEHALAPDFAASR encoded by the coding sequence ATGGCCAGCAAGCCACTGAAAGAGGATCCGACGGACAAGGACCTGGTGGTCGGTCCGCCGAAGCGAAGCGCCGTCGGCCTACCCAGCCTGATCCATTCGATGCCGCTGGCGTGGGAGGAGATGGGCCCGCAACGAGGGCTCAAAACGCTGCTGCACATGAACCAGAAGGACGGGTTCGACTGCATGAGCTGCGCCTGGCCGGACCCGCCGGACCGCAAGGTCGCCGAATTCTGTGAAAACGGTGCCAAGGCGGTGAGCTGGGAAGCGGACACCTTGACCGTCCCGACAACGTTCTGGGCCGAGCACCCGGTCTCCGCTCTGCGTGAGCGTTCCGAATACTGGCTGGGACAGCAGGGTCGGCTCATCGAGCCGGTCTACAAGCCTGCCGGTTTCGATCACTACCGGCCGATCTCCTGGGACAATGCCTTCGGCATCATCGCCCGGGAGCTGAACGCACTGGATTCCCCCGACGAGGCAACCTTTTACACCAGCGGGCGGGCCAGCAACGAGGCGGCCTTCGCCTATCAGCTCTTTGCCCGGGCCTACGGCACGAACAACCTCCCGGACTGCTCGAACATGTGCCATGAATCAACGGGCAAGGCCATGGCCGAAAGCATCGGCGTGGGCAAGGCGGCCATCCACTACGAGGATTTTGCCAAGGCCGACCTGATCATCATCATGGGACAGAACCCTGGCACCAACCACCCGCGCATGCTCACCGCATTGGAAGAGGCGAAGCTTGCCGGGACGCAGATCGTTGCCGTCAATCCGCTGCTCGAGGCCGGACTGATCAACTTCAAGAACCCGCAGCGTCCGCGCGGCCTCATTGGCCGGGGGGTCGACATGGCGGACCAGTATCTGCAGGTGCGGCTCGCCGGTGACATGGCGCTGCTGCAGGCCGTGTCCAAGCGCGTCTTCGAGGCAGAGGATGCTGCACCTGGATCCGTGCTGGACCACAAGTTCCTGCGCGAGCACTGCATCGGGCTTCAGGAATACCGGGAGCACCTCTCCACCCTGAAGGAAGCCGACGTGCTCGCTGCGACGGGTTTGGAAAGCGCACAGATCGACGAGCTCACCCGACGCTATCTGGCGGCGGAGAACGTGATCATCACGTGGGCGATGGGCCTGACCCAGCACAAGAAGGCGGTGCCCACGATCAAGGAGATCATGAACCTGCTCCTGCTGCGCGGTAACATCGGCAAACCCGGTGCCGGCCCGTGTCCGATCCGCGGCCACTCCAACGTGCAAGGGGATCGGACCATGGGCATCTGGGAGCAGATGCCAGAGGATTTCATGGACCGCCTCGCCGCCGAATTCGACTTCAACCCGCCGCGCAAGCATGGGCTGGATGCGGTGCAAAGCATCCAGGCAATGCACGAGGGAAAGGTCAAGGTCTTCGTCGCGCTGGGCGGCAATCTGGTCTCGGCAATATCCGACACCGCAGTGGCACAACAAGCGATGGCGGCCACCCGGCTCTCGGTCCAGATCTCCACGAAACTCAACCTGTCCCACGCCCACGTGGGAGAGGCAGCGATCATCCTGCCGACGCTGGGCCGCAGCGACATCGACGTGCAGGCCTCGGGCCCCCAATTCGTCACCGTTGAGGACACGCTCTGTGCAGTGCATGCATCACAGGGCCGGGTGCAGCCGGTATCGCAGGACATGCGTTCCGAGGTGGCCATCATCTCCGACATGGCCCGGGCGGTACTGGGGGACGGGCACCCGATCGACTGGGAGGGTTTCAGGGATGACTACGATGTGATCCGGGAGCATATCTCCCACGTGGCGGAGGGCTGTGAGGGCTACAACGTGAAGGTGCGCCGGCTCGGGGGCTTCATTCTCGCCCACCCGCCGCGTGATGAACGCCGCTTCCCCACCCCGAGCGGCAAGGCGGTGATCACCGTCAACGAGCTGGAGGCGCTTGAGCTGCCGCCCGGACGACTGATCCTGCAGTCGCTGCGCTCGCACGACCAGTTCAATACGACCACCTACAGCCTTAACGACAGGTACCGAGGCATCAAAAAAGGTCGAAACGTCATCTTCGTGAACCCCGATGATTTGCGCGAGCTCGGCTTCGCCGATGGCGGCTACGTCGACGTGCACAGCGAGTCCGCCGACGGGCACGACCGGGTGATGCGCCAACTGCGCCTCGTGACCTACCCGACGGCTCGCGGCTGTGCAGCAGCGTACTTCCCCGAGGCGAACGTGTTGGTCGCGCTCGCCGATACGGCCGAGGACAGCAATACGCCGGTCTCCAAGTCGGTGATTGTCCGGCTGGAGCATGCGCTCGCGCCCGACTTTGCCGCCAGCCGCTGA
- the cas2e gene encoding type I-E CRISPR-associated endoribonuclease Cas2e produces MMVLVLSSCPPGLRGFLSRWLLEVSAGVFAGTVSARIRDSIWAEVKVLCKDGRAILIHPARNEQRLEFKVHRHKWGVKDFDGVKLIARPRADSISPKPLVLESTEHADLESQPAAVADDMGLRVGWSNMSKYRRGNRR; encoded by the coding sequence ATGATGGTGCTGGTCCTTTCCTCGTGTCCGCCGGGCTTGAGGGGTTTCCTCAGCCGTTGGCTACTTGAAGTCAGTGCCGGCGTGTTCGCGGGCACCGTCTCGGCGAGAATAAGGGACTCCATTTGGGCCGAAGTCAAGGTCCTTTGCAAAGACGGACGAGCAATCCTGATCCATCCCGCGCGTAACGAACAGCGACTCGAATTCAAGGTGCACCGGCATAAATGGGGAGTGAAGGATTTTGACGGGGTCAAGTTGATTGCGCGTCCGCGTGCTGATTCTATTTCTCCGAAGCCACTGGTGCTGGAGTCAACCGAGCATGCTGACCTGGAATCGCAACCGGCTGCCGTAGCGGACGACATGGGCCTACGGGTCGGGTGGAGCAATATGAGCAAATACCGGAGAGGGAATCGTCGCTGA
- the cas1e gene encoding type I-E CRISPR-associated endonuclease Cas1e has product MAGPTPSKRPVELPALTRVSDRISFLYLERCTVHRDQNALTVTDKDSVVHVPAASIGTLLFGPGTRVTHQAMSLLADCGATAVWVGEKGVRYYAHGRSLARSSRLLEAQARLVSNRQSRVAVARLMYEMRFPGEDLEGTTMQQLRGREGARVKRVYREQSEKWKVNWERRDYRPDDFNASDDINQALTAAHTCLYGIVHTVIVSLGCSPGLGFVHSGHDKSFVYDIADLYKAEISIPLAFEVTASMPADIASSVRQAVRDAVFESRLLTRCSVDIQKLLLPDFEVEENDLSQDVVSIWDYQQGMLASGSNYSEVGETS; this is encoded by the coding sequence ATGGCCGGTCCCACGCCCTCCAAGCGGCCCGTAGAGCTTCCCGCACTGACCCGTGTTTCCGACCGGATTTCATTTCTCTATCTGGAGAGATGCACTGTGCATCGTGATCAGAATGCGCTGACTGTGACGGATAAGGACTCCGTTGTCCACGTGCCTGCCGCGTCCATCGGCACACTACTCTTCGGCCCGGGTACGAGAGTGACACATCAGGCGATGTCGTTGCTGGCGGATTGCGGGGCAACGGCGGTCTGGGTGGGGGAGAAGGGTGTGCGGTACTACGCGCATGGCCGCTCTCTCGCCCGGTCTTCACGGCTGCTCGAGGCGCAGGCGCGGCTTGTCTCGAACCGGCAATCCCGGGTTGCAGTGGCCCGGCTAATGTATGAGATGCGATTTCCCGGCGAGGATCTTGAAGGCACCACCATGCAACAGCTCCGTGGTAGGGAAGGTGCCAGGGTCAAGCGGGTCTACCGCGAACAATCAGAAAAATGGAAAGTCAACTGGGAGCGCCGGGACTACCGTCCGGACGACTTCAATGCCAGCGACGACATCAACCAGGCACTCACGGCGGCTCACACCTGCCTCTATGGCATCGTACATACGGTCATTGTCTCCTTGGGTTGTTCTCCCGGACTTGGGTTTGTCCACAGCGGCCACGACAAGTCGTTCGTCTACGACATTGCGGACCTCTACAAAGCTGAGATCTCCATTCCGCTGGCGTTCGAGGTTACCGCCTCGATGCCGGCGGATATCGCCTCAAGTGTGCGCCAGGCGGTGCGGGATGCCGTGTTTGAATCCAGGTTGCTCACGCGGTGTTCGGTCGATATCCAAAAGCTGTTGCTTCCGGACTTCGAGGTGGAAGAGAACGACTTGTCCCAGGACGTGGTCAGCATCTGGGACTACCAGCAGGGAATGCTTGCCAGCGGTAGCAACTACTCCGAGGTGGGTGAGACCTCATGA
- the cas6e gene encoding type I-E CRISPR-associated protein Cas6/Cse3/CasE: protein MTYLTRISIDPTSRGAMPYLTNPHRTHGAIMKMFAPAPHGHSGDKRVIWRMDTFPSNTWLYIVSNDRPDASAFHAEAGVAGTEPLSREYGPNLDHVAPGNKYNFRLLGNTVKAAVDVGTPNGKRPELTRGKRVALIREADQLDWLARQGNAHGFSPLVETDGTPLVKIVASGNARFKREKSTLTIAGTVFAGGLRVDDPEKFRSALVSGIGRGKAYGVGLMTISALNR, encoded by the coding sequence ATGACCTATCTGACCAGGATTTCGATCGATCCGACTTCGCGCGGTGCCATGCCGTACCTGACAAATCCACATCGGACACATGGGGCCATCATGAAGATGTTTGCCCCAGCGCCGCACGGCCACTCCGGGGACAAACGCGTGATCTGGAGGATGGACACGTTTCCCAGCAACACTTGGCTCTACATTGTCAGCAACGACCGACCAGATGCCTCGGCATTCCATGCCGAGGCAGGAGTGGCTGGAACTGAACCACTGAGCAGGGAGTACGGGCCGAATCTGGACCACGTGGCGCCTGGGAACAAATACAACTTCCGGCTATTGGGCAACACCGTCAAAGCGGCAGTCGATGTGGGTACACCGAATGGGAAACGGCCCGAACTGACCAGGGGAAAACGGGTAGCCCTGATCCGGGAAGCCGACCAGCTCGACTGGCTGGCCAGGCAGGGTAACGCTCACGGGTTTTCACCCCTGGTTGAGACTGATGGCACCCCATTGGTGAAGATCGTTGCTTCCGGTAACGCCCGATTCAAGCGCGAGAAATCGACATTGACGATCGCCGGTACGGTATTTGCCGGTGGATTGAGGGTTGATGACCCGGAGAAGTTTCGCAGCGCCCTGGTTTCAGGGATTGGGCGCGGCAAAGCCTATGGGGTGGGTCTAATGACCATATCGGCGCTGAACCGCTGA
- the cas5e gene encoding type I-E CRISPR-associated protein Cas5/CasD — MTGTSSVLLTLSGPLQSWGADSRFTVRFTRPQPTKSGVIGLVASALGRSRQEPVDDLVGLVFAVRTEQPGTLLEDFQVSLSQDKSKRMPLSRRYYLADAHFTAALSGDPELLVAIADALMVPKYPLFLGRRSCLPDRPIGQRGTDDSPTGLLAGTAVEALNNLPLRSSETYQRRHGKEQKFRLELHADAKPGAPGAELLRDLPVSFDPRHRQYLPRATVRLGDVVIPNPHGQGASKPDLGGILGDHDPMIPMEPAS; from the coding sequence GTGACCGGCACGTCGTCTGTTCTGCTCACCCTTTCGGGTCCCCTGCAGTCCTGGGGAGCCGATAGCCGGTTCACGGTGCGATTCACCAGGCCGCAGCCGACCAAGAGCGGCGTCATCGGACTTGTCGCCAGTGCACTGGGCCGCTCGCGGCAGGAGCCCGTAGATGATCTGGTGGGATTGGTATTCGCAGTACGTACCGAGCAACCCGGAACCTTGCTCGAAGACTTCCAGGTGTCGCTATCCCAGGACAAATCGAAGCGGATGCCGTTGAGCCGCCGATACTACCTGGCCGATGCACACTTCACCGCGGCGCTTTCGGGGGATCCGGAACTACTCGTGGCGATAGCCGATGCACTTATGGTTCCCAAATACCCGCTGTTTCTCGGGCGACGGTCATGCCTGCCTGACCGTCCCATCGGGCAACGCGGCACCGATGATTCACCAACCGGGCTGCTCGCTGGCACTGCGGTCGAAGCCCTGAACAATCTGCCGCTACGAAGTTCGGAGACCTATCAACGACGCCACGGCAAGGAACAGAAGTTCCGACTTGAGCTGCATGCCGATGCCAAACCCGGTGCGCCTGGTGCCGAACTATTACGTGACCTGCCGGTTTCGTTCGACCCGAGGCACCGGCAATACCTGCCGAGGGCCACTGTCCGACTCGGTGACGTCGTCATTCCAAACCCCCATGGCCAAGGAGCATCAAAACCCGATCTGGGGGGCATCCTCGGTGACCACGATCCCATGATTCCTATGGAGCCAGCCTCATGA
- the cas7e gene encoding type I-E CRISPR-associated protein Cas7/Cse4/CasC yields the protein MKNLYIDIHALQTLPPNNINRDESGSPKTAIYGGIVRQRVSSQAWKRAIRSDFEESFDAEVLGKRTKNVVTMLANAITAKAPEHADEAQVWAQAALLAAKIKTDAPKKRVAKPKKGEMAPEPEAEQMPVSGYLLFLGVAQANKLADLIISGNGTVAAKDATKVLKADHAVDVALFGRMIADAQDLSVDASAQVAHAISIHEATPEFDYYTAMDDLKRDKGEEAGADMIGTVEFTSSTLYRYATVNINSLHGTLGDADLVAKATAGFVGSFIRSMPTGKQNSFANRTLPDAVVISISHDQPLSWVGAFEEEVHATDGKSRMRVASEVLVQHVKGFDGSYGLKTTRFVSTPNQAAAALAALGSTGSIDDAIGEVDRMVREHLEAAK from the coding sequence ATGAAAAACCTCTATATCGATATCCACGCCTTGCAGACTCTGCCCCCCAATAACATCAACAGGGACGAATCAGGATCGCCGAAGACGGCAATCTACGGCGGCATCGTGCGGCAGCGTGTTTCCAGCCAAGCCTGGAAGCGTGCCATCCGATCCGACTTCGAGGAATCCTTCGATGCCGAGGTGCTGGGCAAGCGGACGAAGAACGTGGTAACCATGCTGGCAAACGCCATTACGGCGAAGGCGCCGGAGCACGCGGACGAAGCGCAGGTATGGGCGCAAGCCGCGCTTCTGGCAGCGAAGATCAAAACCGACGCGCCTAAGAAACGCGTCGCGAAGCCAAAAAAGGGAGAAATGGCGCCCGAACCCGAAGCCGAGCAGATGCCCGTAAGCGGGTACTTGCTGTTCCTCGGGGTTGCACAGGCCAATAAGTTGGCGGATCTGATCATCTCGGGAAATGGCACGGTTGCGGCCAAGGACGCCACCAAGGTCCTGAAGGCAGACCACGCGGTCGACGTTGCCCTGTTCGGCCGGATGATCGCCGACGCACAGGACCTGTCAGTTGACGCATCTGCCCAGGTGGCCCACGCGATCAGCATCCATGAAGCCACCCCGGAGTTCGACTATTACACGGCGATGGATGACCTCAAGCGGGATAAGGGAGAGGAGGCCGGCGCCGACATGATTGGCACGGTCGAGTTCACATCATCAACGCTTTACCGCTATGCAACGGTGAACATCAATTCACTGCACGGCACCTTGGGCGATGCCGATCTTGTGGCAAAGGCGACGGCAGGATTCGTCGGCAGCTTCATCAGGTCGATGCCTACGGGCAAGCAGAACAGCTTTGCCAACCGCACCCTTCCTGATGCCGTGGTGATCAGCATCAGCCATGACCAGCCGCTGAGCTGGGTCGGGGCCTTCGAGGAGGAAGTGCATGCGACTGACGGCAAGTCTCGCATGCGCGTTGCCTCTGAAGTGCTCGTTCAGCATGTAAAGGGGTTCGACGGGTCCTATGGGCTGAAGACCACGCGCTTCGTCTCGACTCCGAACCAGGCCGCAGCGGCGCTGGCGGCATTGGGATCGACAGGTTCCATTGATGATGCCATTGGGGAAGTGGACAGGATGGTCCGGGAACACCTCGAGGCCGCAAAGTGA
- the casB gene encoding type I-E CRISPR-associated protein Cse2/CasB, which yields MSSELFGHMNARVNQLFRGYAANAANEVKAMAHLRQAVGQPPGSNPAIWEFTLMGLPERLQGKGKNPSPSEWASHLALCLYAVHQQSTRDRSMHSAVRPFASSIRELATSGDRSPESVKRRFDALATSTSPQEIQHHVGSIIRLLRTSGIAFDYAMFAVDLRGLMTPKDRKAVLLRWGRDFACFKRNSESELEVESPEATV from the coding sequence ATGTCCAGTGAATTGTTCGGACATATGAATGCTCGGGTCAATCAACTATTCCGAGGTTATGCGGCGAATGCAGCAAACGAGGTGAAAGCCATGGCGCATTTGCGCCAAGCGGTGGGCCAGCCTCCCGGCTCAAACCCAGCCATCTGGGAGTTCACTCTGATGGGCCTACCGGAGAGGCTTCAAGGCAAGGGAAAAAACCCAAGCCCCTCGGAGTGGGCGTCGCATCTGGCCTTGTGCCTATACGCGGTGCATCAGCAGTCCACCCGTGATCGATCTATGCACTCGGCTGTCCGGCCGTTCGCATCTTCCATCCGCGAGCTTGCCACCTCCGGGGACCGCTCACCGGAATCAGTAAAGCGTCGGTTCGACGCGCTCGCCACTTCGACCTCACCGCAGGAAATCCAGCATCATGTCGGATCGATCATTAGACTCCTACGGACTTCCGGCATTGCCTTCGATTACGCCATGTTCGCCGTGGATCTTCGTGGGCTGATGACACCGAAGGACCGGAAGGCTGTCCTGCTGCGATGGGGCCGCGACTTCGCATGCTTCAAGCGAAACTCGGAGTCTGAACTCGAAGTCGAATCCCCGGAAGCCACCGTTTAG
- the casA gene encoding type I-E CRISPR-associated protein Cse1/CasA, with the protein MNEETVPVFDLRHDAWITVQNLDGSIGDVGIVELFARAHQIGCMSNELPTIDFAIIRVLLAVLRQAHGQVQDADETWAEAWAAYTLDVTRIAKYLDKEGISGSFNLLDPVRPFMQVPGLQTAKGDSDSPARLIADVPAGAHYFTTRSGSALDRLGFAEAARWLVHVQAFDYSGIKPGATDDRRVSGGKGYPIGAGWAGQLGGLYLQGATLKETLLLNLHFNERGRDDADSAVWERSALTGASARGDNATEKDPDGTQVFPIGDSDIFTWSSRRVRLKADADGIISALVTNGDRLIPQNSHVFEPMSLWRDSLTQAKALKLDQVWMPKRHDPDRSAWRGLGALIGSGEVSASGAADAGRPAVVHRLSVLMTAGMLPPGYHMNTVLVGFSYGTQDSSFQNLYCDQLSLEASLLTPQGVRHRGMAIDAVKRTETAVYRLGKLAEQILVAGGNDRPTDQGMVLSAVYFEFDTLFRNWLKGISVDQEATEFAIAWNVAARGILFKHSDALLRKASPRSIQGRFDADGHLRTAHTATNAFAKHVFEEFPVATESPEHTNNPTTEETHVQ; encoded by the coding sequence ATGAACGAGGAAACGGTGCCGGTATTCGACCTACGGCATGATGCGTGGATAACCGTCCAAAACCTGGACGGATCCATTGGCGACGTCGGTATTGTTGAGCTCTTTGCCAGGGCACACCAAATCGGTTGCATGTCCAATGAGCTGCCAACCATCGACTTCGCCATTATTCGGGTGCTTCTTGCGGTCCTACGCCAGGCACATGGCCAAGTCCAGGATGCCGATGAGACATGGGCCGAAGCGTGGGCCGCGTATACCCTCGATGTCACCCGCATCGCGAAGTATCTGGACAAGGAGGGAATTTCGGGCAGCTTCAATCTGTTGGATCCGGTCAGGCCCTTCATGCAGGTTCCTGGGCTGCAGACGGCCAAGGGAGATAGTGACTCTCCCGCCCGATTGATTGCCGATGTGCCGGCCGGTGCGCATTACTTTACGACGCGGAGCGGCAGTGCGCTGGATCGCCTTGGGTTCGCCGAAGCGGCACGTTGGCTGGTCCATGTGCAGGCGTTCGATTATTCCGGAATCAAACCTGGTGCCACCGATGACCGCAGGGTGAGCGGCGGGAAAGGCTATCCGATTGGAGCCGGCTGGGCGGGACAGCTCGGCGGACTCTATCTGCAAGGTGCCACCCTGAAAGAAACACTGTTGCTGAACCTTCACTTCAATGAGCGTGGGCGAGACGATGCCGATTCTGCCGTCTGGGAGCGGTCTGCTCTGACGGGGGCTTCGGCAAGGGGCGATAACGCGACGGAGAAGGACCCGGACGGTACCCAGGTTTTCCCGATCGGTGATTCAGACATTTTCACTTGGTCCTCACGCAGGGTCCGGCTCAAAGCGGATGCCGACGGAATCATTAGCGCACTCGTGACTAACGGGGACCGCCTGATCCCACAGAATTCGCATGTGTTCGAACCAATGAGCCTGTGGCGGGACAGCCTGACTCAGGCGAAGGCCCTGAAGCTCGATCAGGTATGGATGCCCAAACGGCATGACCCGGATCGATCGGCATGGCGAGGACTGGGCGCTCTGATCGGCTCCGGGGAGGTTTCGGCCTCGGGCGCCGCCGACGCCGGCCGCCCTGCAGTGGTCCACCGCCTGTCGGTGCTGATGACCGCCGGCATGTTGCCACCTGGCTATCACATGAACACGGTTCTGGTCGGATTCTCCTATGGAACTCAGGACTCCTCATTCCAGAACCTGTACTGCGACCAACTATCCCTTGAGGCATCACTGCTGACTCCACAGGGCGTTCGACACCGAGGAATGGCGATCGATGCGGTCAAGCGAACGGAGACGGCCGTCTACAGGTTGGGAAAGCTGGCCGAACAGATACTCGTAGCCGGGGGAAATGACCGGCCCACTGATCAGGGCATGGTTTTGTCGGCTGTCTACTTTGAATTCGACACGTTGTTTCGGAACTGGCTCAAGGGGATCTCCGTCGATCAGGAGGCCACGGAATTCGCCATCGCGTGGAACGTGGCAGCCCGCGGGATCCTGTTCAAGCACTCCGATGCCTTGCTGCGCAAGGCCAGCCCTCGCAGCATTCAGGGGCGCTTCGACGCGGATGGCCATTTGCGAACGGCGCATACCGCCACAAATGCTTTTGCCAAGCATGTGTTCGAGGAATTCCCGGTAGCCACCGAATCGCCGGAACACACCAACAACCCAACAACGGAGGAAACACATGTCCAGTGA